A DNA window from Drosophila sechellia strain sech25 chromosome X, ASM438219v1, whole genome shotgun sequence contains the following coding sequences:
- the LOC6614992 gene encoding 5'-3' exoribonuclease 1, with the protein MGVPKFFRYISERYPCLSELAREHSIPEFDNLYLDMNGIVHNCSHPDDNNIHFHLEEQQIFQEIFNYVDKLFYLIKPQRLFFLAVDGVAPRAKMNQQRSRRFRSAREAEQLETKAAQRGEWREHERFDSNCITPGTVFMGRLQKGLRAFLKTKISTDPLWQRCSVILSGQEVPGEGEHKIMDYIRYMKAQPDFDPNTRHCIYGLDADLIILGLCTHELHFVVLREEVKFGRNVKRTSVEETRFFLLHLGLLREYLELEFDALRTVEHKLDVAQLIDDWVLMGFLVGNDFIPHLPCLHISSNALPLLYRTYIRIYPTLGGNINENGKLNLRRLQIFMSALTEVELEHFKEHADEIKYMNSKTDTFDTDVDEITESQNHDSDLGALINKSMMLYDDDSEEDCSDEAVLLKEFENYKRNFYRNKFKRDPQSDLLEELGHHYVNALQWVLDYYYRGVQSWDWYYPFHYSPFISDLKNIEQVEIAFHLGTPFLPFQQLLAVLPAASAKLLPVAYHDLMLLPSSPLADFYPLEFESDLNGKKHDWEAVVLIPFIDERRLLNAMLPCEAQLSLEERERNQHGPMYVYKYSPEAQGTMPECPPLKALPVLYCSEVAKWSHEIAVNLPYSVCIELPNAARKVFFPGFPTMQHLPFDFELRNDRVKVFEQVSRNQNIVLKPRKSPLEDTLEAVASQYLGKVIHIGWPHLVKAMVVRVATRDQRVDSDGIAPNDSRRFDSECKALQEHFITRMGIQFANYDVLVYVRTFAGNSTEFHAKGDLVVRDSWSRSVTGHPAQGVVANLNVWEKSSKHILNVEHYFPVGSSIFLITDPYYGSEGTVQDPRLAYTNGRIQVSIMVQPEPKVKAARQLQEERDRDYLSTYQVCHLLKISGRALGRLTGTVWVVLGPRRQKMENVTKHNIGLQLKYPRQNEERAGYCCRMNNQWYYSSLALDLMHDYCQRYPDVIAFFGISNDRAEFVFEQDVFPTAVGHRRVEDLANWVRQQPHMKVERVSCGSKTVCRETVQLLIAAVDELRSLPVKHVKLQVKPHLLIKPNVTLPDVYRKRAVRLFDRVVIVRSIYMVPVGTKGTVIGINPVTDPNPVRFECVHVVDNFYEVLFDKPVPNCNDIHGIAEDRVYKVPEIALVIIKTDEEAEKQNDNALTVRDTEPNQAQDEPVRATSSRYVTAAGSTWVPITMKTQIRDEFVKTRGDPIARTDSYKSSPEPKPVPPEQITNWRERVSTPTTKPQSSPNNWRQNRSSSRQQGGSFMVASLTKAPDAAASTAFTAFSAATSATVAPQDPTLALMTVLGVGEDKAATPPQKAVQQQRPPILLQQKAPFPGQMPNLPKPPLFWQQEAQQHEAQQQKAQKQEHKPQMQQQARAHVDTQHFYRSGQTGAALNQPPLGGPPKRQWHQWVNGRTQHANAFHAGVDNGNHMRPNKNKAAQSTFNNNVRMHLQQPYYPNQQQPLQQRPLQQQPLQQQSLQQQPLQLTEFNNAPPRYSTIKDFVPIQAYRPKKLNRVKPAGRQDVDATKNLCPSSVLQQPTNETIDTKNSSSLPVQSAGEQATILMQTLKIQQPATSQSESDGVSTGGASAPTASTSQAVKKRKPRVPRIGAKFDLEYILPDAPRPP; encoded by the exons ATGGGCGTTCCCAAGTTCTTTCGCTACATCAGCGAGCGATATCCGTGCCTCAGCGAGTTGGCGCGGGAGCACAGC ATACCCGAGTTCGACAATCTGTACTTGGACATGAACGGCATTGTCCACAATTGCTCGCATCCGGACGACAACAACATTCACTTTCACCTGGAGGAGCAGCAGATATTCCAGGAAATCTTCAACTACGTAGACAAGCTGTTTTACCTGATCAAGCCGCAGCGCCTCTTCTTCCTTGCCGTCGACGGAGTGGCTCCCCGGGCCAAGATGAACCAGCAGCGCAGCCGGCGATTCCGGTCGGCGCGCGAGGCGGAGCAGCTGGAGACCAAGGCGGCCCAGCGAGGCGAGTGGCGGGAGCACGAGCGCTTCGACAGCAACTGCATCACTCCGGGCACCGTATTCATGGGGCGTCTGCAGAAGGGGCTGCGCGCCTTTCTCAAAACGAAGATTTCGACGGATCCGCTGTGGCAGCGTTGCAGCGTTATCCTGAGTGGCCAGGAGGTGCCCGGCGAGGGCGAGCACAAGATCATGGATTACATTCGGTACATGAAGGCGCAGCCGGACTTTGATCCCAACACACGGCACTGCATTTACGGCCTGGACGCCGATCTGATCATTCTGGGCCTCTGCACCCACGAGCTACACTTCGTGGTGCTGCGCGAGGAGGTCAAGTTCGGGCGCAATGTGAAGCGCACCTCGGTGGAGGAGACGCGCTTCTTCCTGCTCCACCTGGGTCTGCTGCGCGAGTACCTCGAGCTGGAGTTCGACGCCCTGAGAACGGTCGAGCACAAATTGGACGTTGCCCAGCTCATCGACGACTGGGTGCTGATGGGCTTTTTGGTCGGCAACGACTTCATTCCCCACCTGCCGTGCCTGCACATCTCATCCAACGCACTGCCGCTGCTCTACCGCACCTACATCCGAATTTACCCGACCCTCGGCGGCAACATCAACGAGAACGGCAAGCTCAACCTGCGCCGCTTGCAGATTTTCATGTCGGCCCTCACCGAGGTGGAGCTGGAGCACTTCAAGGAGCACGCTGACGAAATCAAGTACATGAACTCCAAAACAGATACGTTCGACACGGACGTCGACGAGATCACCGAGTCACAGAACCACGACTCCGACCTCGGAGCCCTCATCAACAAGAGCATGATG CTCTACGATGATGACAGCGAGGAGGACTGTTCCGACGAGGCGGTTCTTCTGAAGGAGTTCGAGAACTACAAGCGAAACTTCTACCGCAACAAGTTCAAGCGGGATCCGCAGAGCGACCTGCTCGAGGAACTGGGCCACCACTACGTCAATGCGCTGCAGTGGGTGCTCGACTACTACTACCGTGGCGTGCAGTCCTGGGACTGGTACTATCCCTTCCACTACTCTCCATTCATCAGCGACCTCAAGAACATTGAGCAGGTGGAGATCGCCTTCCACTTGGGCACGCCCTTTCTTCCATTCCAGCAG CTTCTGGCGGTGCTGCCGGCGGCCAGTGCGAAGCTGCTCCCCGTCGCCTACCACGACCTCATGCTGCTGCCGAGCAGCCCTCTGGCCGATTTCTATCCGCTGGAGTTCGAGAGCGACCTCAACGGCAAGAAACACGATTGGGAGGCGGTTGTGCTGATACCCTTCATCGACGAGCGTCGGCTGCTGAACGCCATGCTGCCATGCGAGGCGCAGCTGTCGCTGGAGGAGCGCGAACGCAACCAACACGGCCCCATGTATGTGTACAAATACAGTCCGGAGGCGCAGGGTACCATGCCAGAGTGTCCTCCGTTGAAGGCCCTTCCCGTGCTCTACTGCTCGGAGGTGGCCAAGTGGTCGCACGAAATCGCAGTCAATCTGCCGTACAGCGTTTGCATCGAGCTGCCAAATGCGGCGAGGAAGGTCTTCTTCCCGGGATTTCCCACCATGCAGCATCTGCCCTTCGAC TTCGAGCTGCGCAACGACCGCGTCAAGGTGTTCGAACAGGTCAGTCGCAACCAGAACATCGTGCTGAAGCCACGCAAGAGCCCGCTGGAGGACACCCTGGAGGCGGTGGCCTCCCAGTACCTGGGGAAGGTGATACACATCGGCTGGCCGCATCTCGTCAAGGCGATGGTGGTGCGCGTGGCCACGCGAGATCAGCGCGTCGACAGCGATGGAATCGCGCCAAACGATTCGCGGCGTTTCGACTCGGAGTGCAAGGCGCTTCAGGAACA CTTTATCACTCGTATGGGAATACAGTTTGCCAACTATGATGTGCTCGTCTATGTGCGCACCTTTGCCGGCAACTCGACGGAGTTCCACGCCAAGGGGGACCTGGTAGTGCGCGACTCGTGGAGCAGATCCGTCACCGGCCATCCTGCCCAGGGCGTGGTGGCCAATCTAAATGTGTGGGAGAAATCGAGCAAACATATCCTCAACGTGGAGCACTACTTCCCCGTTGGCAGTTCGATCTTCTTGATCACGGATCCGTATTACGGCAGCGAGGGAACTGTGCAGGACCCACGCCTGGCCTACACCAATGGCCGCATTCAGG TCAGCATCATGGTGCAACCGGAACCGAAAGTAAAGGCGGCACGTCAGCTGCAGGAAGAGCGGGACCGGGACTACCTGTCCACCTACCAGGTCTGCCACTTGCTCAAAATCAGTGGCCGCGCCCTGGGACGCCTAACTGGTACCGTGTGGGTGGTGCTCGGTCCGCGGCGTCAGAAGATGGAAAACGTGACCAAGCACAACATTGGCCTGCAGCTCAAGTATCCGCGGCAGAACGAGGAGCGTGCCGGGTATTGCTGCCGCATGAACAACCAGTGGTACTACTCCAGCCTGGCCCTGGATCTGATGCACGACTATTGCCAGCGTTACCCAGACGTTATCGCCTTCTTCGGTATCTCCAACGACCGCGCCGAGTTCGTTTTCGAACAGGACGTGTTCCCCACTGCGGTTGGCCATCGCCGCGTCGAGGATCTGGCCAACTGGGTGCGACAGCAGCCGCACATGAAAGTGGAGCGCGTCTCCTGCGGCTCCAAGACGGTCTGCCGCGAGACCGTCCAGCTTCTGATAGCCGCCGTCGACGAGTTGCGCTCACTGCCCGTCAAGCACGTTAAGCTGCAGGTGAAGCCGCACTTGCTCATCAAGCCCAATGTCACACTGCCAGACGTCTACCGAAAGCGCGCGGTGCGTCTCTTCGATCGCGTCGTAATCGTACGCTCCATTTACATGGTGCCCGTGGGCACTAAGGGCACCGTGATTGGCATTAATCCCGTTACGGACCCCAACCCGGTGCGCTTTGAGTGCGTCCATGTTGTCGACAACTTCTACGAGGTGCTGTTCGACAAGCCCGTTCCGAACTGCAACGACATCCACGGCATCGCCGAAGACCGAGTCTACAAGGTGCCCGAAATTGCCCTGGTGATCATCAAGACGGACG AGGAAGCAGAGAAGCAGAACGACAACGCACTGACTGTGAGGGATACTGAGCCGAACCAGGCACAGGACGAGCCAGTCCGTGCGACCAGCAGTCGCTATGTGACTGCCGCAGGGTCCACCTGGGTCCCGATCACGATGAAGACCCAAATTCGCGACGAATTCGTCAAGACGCGCGGCGACCCGATAGCCCGTACGGATTCATACAAGTCATCGCCGGAGCCAAAACCGGTGCCGCCGGAGCAGATTACCAACTGGCGGGAACGCGTCAGTACGCCAACAACCAAACCGCAGTCTTCGCCAAATAATTGGCGCCAAAATCGGTCATCATCACGTCAACAGGGCGGTAGTTTTATGGTTGCTTCGCTCACCAAAGCTCCTGATGCAGCTGCAAGCACAGCTTTCACTGCATTCTCTGCAGCCACGTCCGCAACGGTGGCACCTCAGGATCCGACCTTGGCGCTCATGACGGTTTTGGGCGTGGGGGAGGATAAGGCCGCGACGCCACCACAGAAGGCGGTGCAGCAGCAACGTCCGCCAATACTTCTACAGCAAAAAGCTCCGTTTCCCGGACAAATGCCC AATCTACCCAAGCCACCGCTTTTCTGGCAGCAAGAGGCACAACAGCATGaggcgcagcagcagaaggCACAGAAGCAGGAGCATAAGCcgcagatgcagcagcaggcgcGGGCGCACGTGGACACCCAGCATTTCTACAGAAGCGGCCAGACAGGAGCGGCGTTAAATCAGCCGCCATTGGGTGGTCCACCAAAAAGGCAGTGGCATCAGTGGGTAAACGGGCGCACGCAGCACGCCAacgcattccacgctggcGTCGACAATGGAAATCATATGCGCCCCAACAAGAATAAAGCTGCGCAGAGCACCTTTAACAACAACGTGCGCATGCATCTCCAGCAGCCATACTACCCgaatcagcagcagcctcTCCAGCAGCGGCCgctccagcagcagccactCCAGCAGCAGTCactccagcagcagccactCCAGCTGACTGAGTTCAACAATGCGCCACCGCGATACTCAACGATCAAAGATTTTGTGCCCATACAGGCGTACCGTCCCAAGAAATTAAATCGCGTCAAACCAGCCGGTCGTCAGGACGTCGATGCCACCAAGAATCTTTGTCCTTCGTCTGTGTTGCAGCAACCTACGAACGAGACCATAGACACAAAGAACAGTTCTAGTCTTCCTGTACAATCAGCAGGCGAACAGGCGACCATACTGATGCAAACGCTCAAAATTCAG CAGCCGGCTACGTCGCAGTCCGAATCTGATGGGGTCTCAACAGGCGGTGCGAGCGCTCCCACAGCATCGACATCCCAG GCGGTCAAGAAAAGGAAGCCTCGAGTGCCTCGCATCGGAGCCAAGTTCGACTTGGAATACATACTGCCCGACGCCCCGCGACCCCCTTAA
- the LOC6614993 gene encoding NADH dehydrogenase [ubiquinone] iron-sulfur protein 4, mitochondrial isoform X2 gives MSALRQVMCRSTASLQLYQANRAAAARWASTATDGGPLDPKTALARPEELEQRNKLSGKITVPTAVNLGPISGVPEEHLRERRVRIHIPPKNAMQSGTDNVNTWQIEFDNRERWENPLMGWSSSGDPLSNMNVQFGSPEEAITFCERNGWRWYVDGAAKPKKERVKNYGINFAWNKRTRVSTK, from the exons ATGTCGGCCCTCCGCCAAGTGATGTGCAGAAGCACCGCCTCACTGCAGCT GTACCAGGCCAACAGGGCAGCCGCTGCCCGCTGGGCATCCACCGCCACGGACGGCGGTCCGCTGGACCCCAAGACGGCCCTGGCCCGACCCGAAGAGCTGGAGCAGCGCAACAAGCTGAGTGGCAAGATCACCGTGCCGACGGCCGTCAACCTCGGCCCGATCAGCGGCGTTCCGGAGGAGCACCTGCGGGAGCGCCGTGTGCGCATCCATATTCCGCCCAAGAATGCCATGCAGAGCGGCACGGATAACGTGAACACCTGGCAGATCGAGTTCGACAACCGCGAGCGCTGGGAGAATCCGCTCATGGGCTGGTCCTCCAG CGGCGACCCACTGTCCAACATGAACGTCCAGTTCGGATCCCCAGAGGAGGCCATCACGTTCTGCGAACGGAACGGATGGCGCTGGTACGTCGACGGCGCCGCGAAGCCCAAGAAGGAGCGCGTCAAGAACTACGGCATCAACTTTGCCTGGAACAAGCGCACGCGCGTCTCCACCAAGTAG
- the LOC6614993 gene encoding NADH dehydrogenase [ubiquinone] iron-sulfur protein 4, mitochondrial isoform X1 yields the protein MSALRQVMCRSTASLQLFASCYRRYQANRAAAARWASTATDGGPLDPKTALARPEELEQRNKLSGKITVPTAVNLGPISGVPEEHLRERRVRIHIPPKNAMQSGTDNVNTWQIEFDNRERWENPLMGWSSSGDPLSNMNVQFGSPEEAITFCERNGWRWYVDGAAKPKKERVKNYGINFAWNKRTRVSTK from the exons ATGTCGGCCCTCCGCCAAGTGATGTGCAGAAGCACCGCCTCACTGCAGCT TTTCGCTTCTTGCTACCGCAGGTACCAGGCCAACAGGGCAGCCGCTGCCCGCTGGGCATCCACCGCCACGGACGGCGGTCCGCTGGACCCCAAGACGGCCCTGGCCCGACCCGAAGAGCTGGAGCAGCGCAACAAGCTGAGTGGCAAGATCACCGTGCCGACGGCCGTCAACCTCGGCCCGATCAGCGGCGTTCCGGAGGAGCACCTGCGGGAGCGCCGTGTGCGCATCCATATTCCGCCCAAGAATGCCATGCAGAGCGGCACGGATAACGTGAACACCTGGCAGATCGAGTTCGACAACCGCGAGCGCTGGGAGAATCCGCTCATGGGCTGGTCCTCCAG CGGCGACCCACTGTCCAACATGAACGTCCAGTTCGGATCCCCAGAGGAGGCCATCACGTTCTGCGAACGGAACGGATGGCGCTGGTACGTCGACGGCGCCGCGAAGCCCAAGAAGGAGCGCGTCAAGAACTACGGCATCAACTTTGCCTGGAACAAGCGCACGCGCGTCTCCACCAAGTAG
- the LOC6614994 gene encoding splicing factor U2af large subunit A encodes MSGEDVNKKREQLRLFVTASRRRLHAILQRFGWSERGVMGAGSHSPQDKNGATKSEVLQPLPASCSNDPAFSIKLDDSTIQGIVGTKEALRLLPAASFDDLQAGLDARQRLLIYEHVLQHTKKHPQFQDNIAFAEVVGETRREQKNHRRHRKSKPTLNEELHQLVSLQMQALEKQWEQEHGGRHHKQVDRLQEHRGRHTEQSQPRTQTERQQDHKGRRDKPVEQFQEHRWRHEQKQPRERYQEHRERHSDQKDRFREHKDRGQRQEHRDWRNERRDWYQHHDGSRKRSRSRSRNRHGDKRRDEREPREKQHKHRSHTARR; translated from the coding sequence ATGTCTGGCGAAGATGTAAACAAGAAGAGAGAGCAGCTGCGTCTCTTTGTGACTGCCAGCAGAAGGCGTCTGCACGCCATCCTGCAGCGCTTCGGTTGGAGCGAGCGGGGGGTGATGGGGGCGGGTAGCCACAGCCCACAGGACAAAAACGGCGCAACTAAATCGGAGGTGTTGCAGCCATTGCCAGCCTCATGCAGCAACGATCCCGCCTTTAGCATCAAGCTTGATGACTCGACTATTCAGGGCATTGTGGGCACCAAAGAAGCACTACGCCTCCTTCCTGCTGCCTCCTTTGATGATCTGCAGGCAGGACTCGACGCGCGTCAGCGGCTGCTCATCTACGAGCACGTTCTCCAGCACACCAAGAAGCACCCGCAGTTCCAGGACAACATCGCCTTCGCCGAGGTGGTGGGCGAGACCCGGCGGGAGCAAAAGAATCATCGGCGCCACCGCAAGAGCAAGCCCACGCTCAACGAGGAGCTGCACCAGCTGGTCAGCCTGCAGATGCAGGCGCTGGAGAAGCAGTGGGAGCAGGAGCACGGCGGGCGGCACCATAAGCAAGTCGACCGACTCCAGGAGCACCGCGGACGGCATACTGAGCAATCGCAGCCCAGGACGCAAACGGAGCGGCAACAGGATCACAAGGGACGACGCGATAAGCCAGTGGAGCAGTTTCAGGAGCACCGATGGCGGCACGAGCAAAAGCAGCCCAGGGAGCGGTACCAGGAGCACAGAGAGCGGCATAGCGACCAAAAGGATCGTTTTAGGGAGCACAAGGACCGAGGACAGCGGCAGGAGCACCGGGACTggcgcaacgagcgcagagATTGGTACCAACATCATGATGGCAGCCGGAAGAGAAGCCGCAGTCGGAGCAGGAATCGCCATGGCGATAAGCGTCGGGACGAGCGAGAGCCACGCGAGAAGCAGCACAAGCATCGCTCCCACACCGCTCGCCGTTAG
- the LOC6614995 gene encoding protein kish translates to MSALFNFQSLLSVILLLICTCAYLRSLFPSLIDRNKTGFMGTFWKLARIGERKSPWVGAACLIMAFAVLFWS, encoded by the exons ATG AGCGCCCTGTTCAACTTCCAAAGCCTGCTGTCGGTTATCCTGCTGCTGATCTGCACCTGTGCCTACTTGCGCTCGCTCTTCCCCAGCTTGATAGACCGCAATAAGACCGG ATTCATGGGCACCTTCTGGAAGCTTGCAAGGATTGGGGAGCGCAAGTCACCGTGGGTAGGAGCCGCCTGCCTGATCATGGCCTTCGCCGTTCTCTTCTGGAGCTGA